A part of Bacteroidota bacterium genomic DNA contains:
- a CDS encoding helix-turn-helix transcriptional regulator → MKTLAEFVKNKRKEAKLTQEQFAERAGVALTIVRKIEQGKENVKLEKVNQVLKMFGHLLVPVSSKELSLKKDNSKP, encoded by the coding sequence ATGAAGACATTAGCCGAATTTGTAAAAAACAAAAGGAAAGAAGCCAAACTTACTCAGGAACAGTTCGCTGAACGGGCTGGCGTGGCACTAACTATCGTACGAAAAATTGAACAAGGAAAAGAAAATGTAAAACTGGAAAAGGTAAACCAAGTGCTTAAAATGTTTGGGCATTTATTAGTTCCCGTAAGCAGTAAAGAACTATCATTAAAAAAAGATAATTCAAAACCATGA
- a CDS encoding HipA N-terminal domain-containing protein encodes MRRAEIYYKDEVAGILIETNEGRYTFQYGKEYVAKYPDQFITFSMPVTEQIYSENRLFPFFEGLIPEGWLLDIASKNWKINQNDRMGLLLACCHNCIGAVGVKPIPEEDE; translated from the coding sequence ATGAGGAGAGCAGAAATATATTATAAAGATGAAGTTGCCGGTATCCTAATTGAAACCAACGAAGGACGTTACACTTTCCAGTATGGTAAAGAATATGTTGCAAAATATCCTGATCAATTTATTACTTTTTCTATGCCGGTTACTGAACAAATTTATAGCGAAAATCGGTTATTCCCATTTTTTGAAGGCTTAATTCCCGAAGGATGGCTATTGGATATTGCATCAAAAAACTGGAAGATAAATCAAAATGATCGCATGGGTTTGCTTTTGGCTTGTTGTCATAATTGCATTGGAGCAGTAGGCGTTAAACCAATACCAGAAGAAGATGAATAA
- a CDS encoding HipA domain-containing protein: MNKKCLYCYKELEKKNESDFHIQCSLAFFGTKTAPLLPYSLNQMSELAKDVVERSVAVPGVQPKLSLSLGKDTMGDGNKSRLTVVGALGGNYIFKPPSQHYPEMPQNEHATMRMAEAFGIHTVNSSLIRLQSGELSYITKRIDRTKNGEKIHMLDMFQVLEAFDKYKSSMERVGKAIGEYSSDTLLDKLYFFELSIFSFLTGNNDMHLKNFSMIKSDAKWVLAPAYDLLNVVIVNPDDKEELALTIEGKKKKLRRENFEWLGKVLELNEKQIEGVFKRFINNKPVAIQWIDNSFLSNELKEKYRVLLEERYIAISK; this comes from the coding sequence ATGAATAAGAAATGTTTATACTGTTATAAAGAGCTGGAGAAAAAAAATGAAAGTGATTTTCACATCCAGTGCAGCTTAGCGTTTTTCGGAACAAAAACAGCACCTTTATTACCTTATTCATTAAATCAAATGTCGGAGTTGGCTAAGGATGTTGTGGAGCGAAGTGTTGCTGTACCAGGTGTGCAACCAAAACTGTCCTTGTCGTTGGGAAAAGATACTATGGGAGATGGAAACAAAAGTCGTTTAACGGTTGTTGGAGCTTTAGGTGGAAATTATATTTTTAAACCACCATCACAACATTACCCTGAAATGCCGCAGAATGAACATGCAACAATGCGCATGGCAGAAGCTTTTGGAATACATACAGTGAATTCAAGCTTGATACGTTTGCAATCGGGGGAGTTATCTTACATCACTAAACGAATTGACCGGACAAAAAACGGAGAAAAAATTCACATGTTGGATATGTTTCAAGTGCTGGAAGCATTTGATAAATACAAAAGCTCTATGGAAAGAGTTGGTAAAGCAATAGGAGAATACTCAAGCGATACTTTATTAGACAAATTATATTTTTTTGAATTAAGCATTTTTAGTTTCCTTACGGGCAACAATGACATGCATCTTAAAAATTTTTCCATGATTAAAAGTGATGCTAAATGGGTATTGGCTCCTGCCTACGATCTATTGAATGTTGTGATTGTTAATCCTGATGATAAAGAGGAGCTTGCATTAACAATTGAAGGAAAAAAGAAAAAATTAAGACGCGAAAATTTTGAGTGGCTTGGAAAAGTATTAGAATTAAACGAGAAACAAATTGAAGGTGTATTTAAGCGGTTCATAAATAATAAACCTGTTGCAATCCAATGGATTGATAATTCTTTCTTATCAAATGAGCTCAAAGAAAAGTATCGGGTACTTTTAGAGGAAAGATACATAGCAATATCAAAATAG